In Isosphaera pallida ATCC 43644, the sequence GCGGCGTCCGGGTCGTCACGTTGTTCGACCCGGATTATCCAGTTTTGCTGCGTCAGCTTGCAGACCGCCCGATCCTGTTGTACGTCAAGGGAACGCTCGAACCGACCGACCGCCTGGCCGTGTCGATCGTCGGCGCACGTCATGCCACTCCTTACGGCCGCCGAGCCGCCGAGAAACTCGCCGGAGCCTTGGCGCGGGTCGGTCTCACGGTGGTTTCCGGCTTAGCCCGCGGCATCGACGGGACCGCTCACCACGCCGCCCTCGAAGCCGGGGGGCGCACCCTGGCGGTCATGGCCAACGGTCTCAACTCGATCTACCCTCCCGAACATGATCGCCTGGCCGATCGCATCGTGCAGCAAGGTGCCCTTCTGAGCGAGTCGCCCATGCGGTTGGAACCCCGCGCCAACCTATTTCATCGCCGCAACCGGATTGTCAGCGGTTTGAGCTTGGGGGTGGTGGTGGTTGAAGCCACCCCCAAAAGCGGTTCGATCGTCACCGCCAAGCATGCCCTGGAGCAAAACCGCGAGGTCTTCGCCGTGCCCGGTCCGATCGACTCGCTGTCCAGCCAAGGTTGTCACGCCCTCATCAAGGAAGGAGCCAAACTAGTTGAAAGCGTGGACGACATCCTCGACGAGCTTCGCGTCCACCTGACTCCCTTGGCCTCGACCGATCCTAACGCGAATCCGCCAACCACGACCCCAGGCCGATCCCTCTCCAAGAATGTCAAGATCACGACCAAGACCATCGCCGCCCCAACCCAAGTCGTCTCCAACGATGAGGCGTTCCTCTTCGACCTCAAGGCGTTGCAGGATCAAGACACCCACCCAACCCTCAACAAGAACGAGACCCAACCCGACCCCAGCTCAAATTCTCATTCTCACAACCGCGGGGCCTCGACCGAGCCGGTCCCACCCGGCTTGATTTTGTCGGAACGCGAGCGAATCGTGTGGGAAACGATCGGAACCGCGACCCTGCACATCGACGCGATCATCGCCCAATCCGGCTTGGATCCCGGCTCGGCGATGGCGACCCTGGCAACCCTGGAGCTTCGCCGCTTGATCGGCCGACAGCCCGGCCAGATGTTCGCTCGTCTCCGCTAGAGAGCCAGGGAAGAGAAAACACAAAGAGGACCCCAAAACGAGTGGTGGACGGCGCGAGGAGGTCACGTCACGTGGAGTTGACACCCCATGATGCCACACTCGAACCGTCAACCCCGCGTTTCCTGCCTGGTTGACCATCCCCTCAATCCCGCTGGAAATCTCCGGAGAAGGAGCGCGGTTTCAGACGATTCAAAAGCGGGAGACCCGCGCCGTCCCAATCCGATCGGACCTTTCCCGCCCTGGAGAGTCCCCCGATCGCCCGCTTGCGATGGCCTCGCGCGGAGGATGGACCCCAGTTCGATCGAAGGATGAGCCTCATGACCGTCGGCGACCTGGAACGGAACCTGTTGTTTGGCGTTCTGGCGGTTCAGCACCGTTTCATCCCCCCCTACGTCCTAACCGCGGGCTTACAAGTCTGGTTCAAGCAACTGGAACTGGAAGGCCAAGCCTCCCTATCCCGGATTTTCCTGGAACACGGCGCGTTGTCCGGATCCGATTCCCAGGTGCTTGAAGGGCTCACAGTTCATCAACTGGCCCGTTCCGGTGGCGACGTGCTCCGCGCCCTGGCTTCGGTTCCAATCTTCTCCGAACTCTACGGCGACCTTCAAAAAGTTGGTTCGTCCCGCTTGCTCGATCTGGTCCAGCGCGTCCTCGCCGACTTCGAGCCCTCCACGCCGCTTCCCCAGCCGGATTCGGCGCGCACGGCTTCATCCGCTCCCGAGCCAGCCACTCCGTCGGCGGTCGAGTCCATCCCACCATCTCCCCCTCCTCCGGTTGCGACCCCACCCGCGGCTGTGGTCGAACCCCCGCCGCAAACCGTCGCCTCGTCGTCGGCCAATCAGGCTGGGTCGTCAACCCATCAGGTTGAGGCGGAGGTACCGCAGCCCCCAATCTCCCCCACCCTCGCCCCCGCGTCCAAACCAGGGAAGGCGACCGTCGTTGCGGACTCGGTCCTGACCGCGACCGCGTCCCAATCGCCTCTTCCTCCCACGTTCGCGTCGGCCGCTTCGACCGATCGGTTTACCCTGGCCGAGGTGTTGGGTGAGGACGATCAGACGGTCTGGATTCGGGCGTTCGATTCGGAGTTGGCCCGCGAAGTGGTCATCCGCCGGCTCAAGCCCGCCGCCGCGGCCGACCCTCAAGCAGCCCAAGCGTTCCGCGAAGCCAGCCAACTGCTGGGCACCCTCGACCACCAGGGAGTTGGCCCCCTGCTGGATGTGGGCGAGACCGAGGAGGGACTCCCTTACCAAGTGATGCGTCTGGTGCGAGGCGAGCCGCTCAAAGCCGCGATCGAACGATTCCACGCCGCCTCCCTGTTGGATTCCAACCTCAACCCCGTCGCCTCGAAGTGGAGTTCCCGCGAGTTCCTCGACCTGCTCGTGCGGTTCCTCGATGTTTGCGACACCATAGAACACGCCCACCGTCGCGGCCTGGTCCACAGCGCGCTGAATGCCGAGGCAGTGATTCTGGGGCGTCACGGCGAAACCCTGGTTACTGGCTGGGATCGGATTCGTCGGCTCGACGACGCCGACGACGCCGAGGCGCTCATCGCGCTGGATATTCGGGCCCTTGGCGTGCTGCTTGGTCAACTGATGACTGGGCGGGCCGAGCCGGGACCCGCCGTCACACCGGCGACCACCTCGCGGTCCCGCTCCAGAGCGCGGCGTTCGGTTCCCGTTCCCGAACAACTGGAGACCATCCGCCGTCGCGCTCTGGAAGGTCCCAAGGGAGGGTATCGCCGGGTCGCCGACTTGGTGGACGACCTCAAAAGCTGGATGGCGCGCGAAAGCCGAGGCCAGTCCGCGGCCTCTTCCACCTCGCGCTTCGCCACCAAACGCGCAAGCGCCCACGCAGTCGCAGCCGCGGCCGTTCTCGTCGCGGTGGTCGGGGCCGCGTGGTGGTGGGCGGTCAACCAGAGGCCTTTCGACCGCTCTCCCGAGCTTTTGGCCCAACAGGGCGATGAACCCGAGTTGCCTGAGAACGGCGGTCCAGCTCGAAATCAGGCAACCCTGAAGCCAGGCGTTCAAACCCCGGACGAGGCCACCCTCAACCCGAACAATCCCGCGTCGGTCGCCTGGGATCGCCTGGCCCAGATTGAAACGGCCCTCCGCCAAGGACGGCTCGACGAGGCGGGCACCCAACTCGACCGCTTGGAGGCCGAACTCGAACGCCTTAACGACCCCCGCGACCCCCCAAGCAACCCCGAACGCCTCACCGCCCTCAAAGCAATCAGCGCCCGACTGCGGAGCGAGTGGGAGACCATCCGCCAGACCAATCAAGACACCTTTGATCGCGAATGGGTCGAACGAATCGCCCCTCTGGCCGCTGCGCGTCTGGGCTTGATTCCCGAGCCACCGATCGACCCCTCCAAGTTGGAAGAGATCCTCATGGCGCTGGGGCAACCCGCCCGCACCGAGGGATTGTCGGCGGCTCGCAAGCGGGACGCCGCGGTGTTGCTCTGGTTGACGCTGGATCGAATCCATCGCGAATCCGGCAAGGTGATTCATCCCGACACCGCCGAACCGTGGTGGCAACGGATTCGGGCCTTGTCGGATGACCCGGCGCTGAGTGACGCGGTCGCCGCGCTCAAGGCCGATCTACTTGATCGGGCGGGACGAACCGCCGACGCCGCGGCGATCCGAGCCGCGCTGGTGGGGCGACCAGTTTCCTGGGTGGTCGTGTTGCGGGATCGTCTGATGACGACTCGCCACACCTCCTCCACCGAGCAAACCGGCGAAGAGCGCTGGGATCTCGGTTGGGTTCGGCCCGGTGGGTTGACGACTCCCCGCGACGACGGCTCCCCTGACGCTCCCAGCCGTCGCCACACCCTGCTCGCCCATATCAACAACGTCGGCCCCAACGCAGAACCGCTGGTCCGTTTGGCCCAGGCGGGCTCTGACTGGCGCCACGGGGACGCCGCCCGTGCTCTGATCGAGTTGAACGCGCTACCCGAACCCTGGAAAAGCGCTGCTCCGATCCGCTGGGCGCGGAGTTTCGCTTTGGCCGCCCTGGGCAAACCGGAGGAGGCCGAACACACGCTCGGCCAGGTGATCGACTCGGGTGAGCCGGCGGTGAGACTGACCCGGGGAGCAATTCACGCCGCGCGGGGAAACCGCGACGAGGCCCGCGCGGTGTGGCGTGGTCTCTTGGAAGAGAATCCGGCCGGGCCGTGGGCCTGGCGGGCCGCGTTGAATTTGGTGAGCTTGGAGGTTGAGGAGAAGCGTTGGGACCGTGCCTTGGCGTTGCTGGAAACACCAGCGATCGCCTCCTCCCCCAATGCGCGAGCCGTTCTTCTCGCGTCGCGGGTTCAACTCCTGACCCGGTTGGGTCGTGTCAACGAGGCGGTTCAATCTTGGACCGACCTCGTGGCAATCCTGGGTGAGGAAGCCACGCGGCGACGTCTTGGTCCCCCGCCGTCGCAACCGACCTTGGTCGCTCAGACGGCTCCCGCTCCCGCTGGCGGGTCGGCATTCTCCGGGGGCAATCCCCCCTCGCCTCCATCCATTCCCCCCAATCGTTCCCCCGCGGTGCCCGCCGAGGTGAACGCGGATCCAGTCGAGATTGAGTCGAGCGACGCCACTAGCGCCGAGGCGTTCCGCCGTCGGGGGCTGGCGCGTTTGGAGGCGGCTGCGTCCGAGGCCGAGAGCGATTTCGACCGCGCTTTGGAACTCGATCCAACTGACGTTTCCGCCCGAGTGGGCCGAGCGTTTGTTCGAATCCGCAGCGGTCGTTGGCGCGAGGCATTAGAGGACGCTCGCCTCTCTATGGCCTCCGAATCGGTTGCCGGGGCCTCCACGTCGGTTGACCCCCTGGCCCAGGCGTCGCCCGACGACCTGTTCCGCCTCGCCGTGGTCCACGCACTGGCGATCCCCTTGATTCAAAACGACCCCACCCTCGAAGAACGCCTGGGGCTGGTCAGCCGTTGCCGAACCGAGGCCACCCGTTTGTTAAAAGCCTGTTTCGAGCGAGCTCGAGTGATCGGTGACCCGCGATTGCCCGAGTACGTTCGACGCGCCAACGGCGCTGATCCCGACCTTGCCGCGTTGCGACGTTTCGAGACGTTCCGCAACGCCATGCGGCCGTATGAATATCGCTTGGAACGCTAAGATGGACGCGGACGCGGACGCAACACCGACCAAACCAAGCGGAACGGGTCGAGAAGGAGGACCGCCGATGCCCGAACACGTCGCCGAGTCACCCACGCCCCCCGCTTGCGTTGCCGAGGCGATCCACCATTGCGTCGAAACGATCACCCGGCTAGTCGAAAAAGAGGATCTCGATCGGCGGGATTGGCTGCAATTGGGTTACAATCTGGGACGGCTCTCCGAACTCACCGGCGCGGGTCGGCAACCGTTTTGGGATGCCTGGAAGGAGCCGGTGGCCATGTTCGACCGCGACTCCCTCCATCGTCTAGCCGGAGCGTTGCGAACCCGTTGGGGCACGTGCTTCCCCCCCTCGTTCGCCCACCTCGCCCCTTATTCCGATCAAAGGGCGAACCAGTCAACATGAGCCGGTCTCAAGAAGCCGTTCGTTTAAGTCGGTCGTCCGTGGTCCCATCGTGCTCCCGCGGCTGGCAAGCGCCTCACGGCCGATACGGTCCGTCCAACGTCCCGACGACTGGAGAGGTCGGGTCCAACGAGGACACGACACCGCGTGTCCTTCAAATCCGTCGTTCCATTCTGTTTTCAAACCCAAGCCGAAGTCGGAACCAATCCCGACGGAGTTCCCCGCCGATGAACGCGATTCCAACGCCTCCGCGTGTTTCCTCAACCCGCCACGATTGTGGACGACCACCTGCCCCGTTGGCCCTAAGGGGTCGCGGAATGGTCCGGGTTCTCGCCTGGCTGGGGGTTGCGGTCTTGGCCGCCTCGTCCGCCTGGGCGCAAAAACCGCCCGCGACCTCGACCCGCGAGACCTGGGACGCGATCTATCTCTCTAACACCAAGGTGGGACATATCCACACTCAAATCACGCCCCTGGTTCACAACGGTCGTAACCTCACGAGGGTGCAAGTGACCACCGTGATGGACCTCAAACGCGAGAAGGATGTCTCGCGGATCGAGTTGAGGTTCGGCACCATCGAGGCCGAAGGGGGCGAGGTGCTGCGGATCGACTCGCGGATCAAGATGGGGGGGCAGGACCTTCAAGCCGGCGGCGACGTGGTCAACGGCCGGATGAACTTCACGCTCAAAACCGGTGGTCGCACCACCAGCCAGATCATCGAATGGACCCCCGAGACACGCGGTCCCTACCACCCCGAACTCGACCTCAAGACCAACCCACTCAAGCCGGGGGAAAGCCGAACCTACCGGATTTTCCTGCCCCAACTCAACCAACTGGCGCTGGCAACCCTGACCGGCATCGGCAAGGAGACGACACCGCTTTACGGAGCCAACCGCGAAGTTTACCGGGTGGACGGCAAGGTGACCGACCTGAACGGCAAGTCGATTGCTGGGA encodes:
- the dprA gene encoding DNA-processing protein DprA, translating into MTGIASAEPSMDWDQTRCDLVRLNMVPGVGAVTLAALLERFGDPSSILRASAHDLQGIPHVGPKVIDGLRSALRTIDVEEELDLCRRCGVRVVTLFDPDYPVLLRQLADRPILLYVKGTLEPTDRLAVSIVGARHATPYGRRAAEKLAGALARVGLTVVSGLARGIDGTAHHAALEAGGRTLAVMANGLNSIYPPEHDRLADRIVQQGALLSESPMRLEPRANLFHRRNRIVSGLSLGVVVVEATPKSGSIVTAKHALEQNREVFAVPGPIDSLSSQGCHALIKEGAKLVESVDDILDELRVHLTPLASTDPNANPPTTTPGRSLSKNVKITTKTIAAPTQVVSNDEAFLFDLKALQDQDTHPTLNKNETQPDPSSNSHSHNRGASTEPVPPGLILSERERIVWETIGTATLHIDAIIAQSGLDPGSAMATLATLELRRLIGRQPGQMFARLR